A single Phytohabitans houttuyneae DNA region contains:
- a CDS encoding GNAT family N-acetyltransferase, which yields MRLVTLDRDSVAPMLAGETPGPGAILAHVATTGHGRAWADQWPSPSALLVEVGGNYLLAGAPEAVEPAALRPLVTGFLAAPEQFAPVVAEAFPDRTVWDRIIHRLPAGQDAPPPGPASGVRALNAADTDAVAGLSPELAWVTKTWGGPAGLASRAHALGAFVDGRLVAVAGSFFIGARHEDAVVATEPPCRGRGLATACARAWCAGVVARGRTPTWTTSPDNLGSRRIAERLGLELVRRDVLHVVNVDVPG from the coding sequence GTGCGATTGGTCACGCTCGACCGCGACTCGGTCGCCCCCATGCTGGCCGGCGAGACGCCGGGACCGGGCGCCATCCTCGCTCACGTGGCCACCACCGGTCACGGCCGCGCCTGGGCCGACCAGTGGCCGTCGCCGTCGGCGCTGCTGGTCGAGGTGGGCGGCAACTACCTGCTCGCGGGCGCGCCCGAGGCGGTCGAGCCGGCGGCGCTGCGCCCGCTGGTGACCGGGTTTCTCGCCGCGCCGGAGCAGTTCGCGCCGGTGGTGGCGGAGGCCTTCCCGGACCGGACGGTGTGGGACCGGATCATCCACCGGCTGCCGGCAGGGCAGGACGCCCCGCCGCCCGGTCCGGCGTCCGGGGTGCGCGCGCTGAACGCGGCGGACACGGACGCGGTCGCGGGCCTCAGCCCCGAGCTGGCCTGGGTCACGAAGACCTGGGGCGGGCCGGCCGGGCTGGCCAGCCGCGCCCACGCGCTCGGCGCCTTTGTCGACGGCCGGCTCGTCGCGGTGGCCGGCTCGTTCTTCATCGGCGCCCGGCACGAGGACGCGGTCGTGGCCACCGAGCCGCCGTGCCGCGGGCGCGGGCTGGCCACCGCGTGCGCGCGGGCGTGGTGTGCCGGGGTGGTGGCCCGCGGCCGGACGCCGACCTGGACCACCTCACCGGACAACCTCGGCAGCCGGCGGATCGCGGAGCGGCTGGGGCTGGAGCTGGTACGCCGCGACGTGCTGCACGTGGTCAATGTGGACGTTCCCGGTTAG